One Mycobacterium marseillense DNA window includes the following coding sequences:
- a CDS encoding purple acid phosphatase family protein encodes MSNDSEPAGISRRRLLTSSAASAVLGGVGVGGAALLWSEGAGSRGPAAWLQPDRHGAPPIGGLHLQFGKDAATEVVVSWHTTDAVRNPRVLLGTPTSGFGHTVTAETRTYRDAKSNTEVRVNHARLTGLTPDTDYVYAAMHDGAEPEQGTVRTAPSGRKPLRFTSFGDQSTPALARMPDGRYATDNIGSPAAADTTMAIERLGPLFNLVNGDLCYANLAQNRIRTWSNWFDNNTRSARHRPWMPAAGNHENELGNGPIGYGAYQTYFAVPDSGSSPQTRGLWYSFTAGSVRVISLANDDVAYQDGGNSYVHGYSGGEQRRWLASELAASRNDPNIDWVVVCMHQTAISTADKTNGADLGIREEWLPLFDQHQVDLVVCGHEHHYERSHPLRGALGTDTRTPIPVDTRSDLIDSTRGTVHLVIGGGGTSAPSNAMFFPEPRCRVVTGVGAFDPGLRRKAPIYVLEDAPWSAFRDRDNPYGFVAFDVDPGRRGGNTSIKATHYALRGPLGDMVVIDEFTLTKPRRDNG; translated from the coding sequence GTCGGGGTGGGCGGCGCCGCGCTGCTGTGGTCGGAGGGCGCCGGGTCCCGTGGGCCCGCCGCGTGGCTGCAGCCCGACCGCCACGGCGCGCCACCGATCGGCGGCCTACACCTGCAATTCGGCAAGGACGCCGCCACCGAGGTGGTGGTGTCCTGGCACACCACCGACGCGGTCCGCAATCCGCGCGTCCTGCTCGGCACGCCGACATCGGGGTTCGGCCACACCGTGACCGCCGAGACCCGCACCTACCGGGACGCGAAATCCAACACCGAAGTTCGCGTCAACCACGCCCGGCTGACCGGCCTGACCCCTGACACCGACTACGTGTACGCCGCGATGCACGACGGCGCCGAACCGGAACAGGGCACCGTGCGAACGGCGCCGTCGGGCCGAAAGCCCCTGCGTTTCACCAGCTTCGGGGATCAGTCCACCCCGGCGCTGGCCAGGATGCCCGACGGCCGCTATGCCACCGACAACATCGGCTCGCCGGCGGCCGCCGACACCACCATGGCCATCGAGCGGCTCGGCCCGCTGTTCAACCTCGTCAACGGCGATCTGTGCTACGCGAACCTGGCCCAGAACCGGATCCGCACGTGGTCGAACTGGTTCGACAACAACACCCGCTCGGCGCGCCACCGGCCCTGGATGCCGGCGGCCGGCAACCACGAGAACGAATTGGGCAACGGGCCAATCGGTTACGGCGCCTACCAGACCTACTTCGCGGTGCCCGATTCCGGGTCCAGCCCCCAGACCCGCGGCCTGTGGTACTCGTTCACCGCCGGCTCGGTGCGGGTGATCAGCCTCGCCAACGACGACGTGGCCTACCAGGACGGCGGCAACTCCTACGTGCACGGCTACTCCGGAGGCGAGCAAAGGCGTTGGCTGGCCAGTGAACTCGCAGCGTCCCGGAACGATCCCAATATCGACTGGGTGGTTGTGTGCATGCACCAGACGGCGATCTCCACCGCGGACAAGACCAACGGGGCCGACTTGGGCATTCGGGAGGAATGGCTGCCGCTGTTCGACCAGCATCAGGTCGATCTGGTGGTGTGCGGCCACGAACACCACTACGAGCGCTCGCACCCCTTGCGGGGCGCGTTGGGGACCGACACCAGAACGCCGATCCCCGTCGACACCCGAAGCGATCTCATCGACTCGACACGGGGAACGGTGCACCTGGTCATCGGCGGCGGCGGAACCTCGGCGCCGAGCAACGCGATGTTCTTTCCCGAGCCCCGCTGCCGGGTGGTCACGGGCGTGGGGGCGTTTGACCCCGGGTTGCGGCGCAAGGCGCCGATCTACGTCCTCGAGGACGCGCCGTGGTCGGCGTTCCGCGACCGCGACAACCCTTACGGCTTTGTGGCTTTCGACGTCGACCCGGGCCGCCGCGGCGGCAATACCTCGATCAAGGCGACGCATTACGCGCTGCGGGGCCCGCTGGGCGACATGGTCGTGATCGACGAATTCACGCTGACCAAGCCGCGCCGCGACAACGGCTAG